A section of the Dermacoccus nishinomiyaensis genome encodes:
- a CDS encoding NAD(P)-dependent alcohol dehydrogenase codes for MTTTVACYQAIAADKPLEPGTVERRDLRPDDIRIEIEYAGICHSDIHTVRGEWGPVNYPMVTGHEIVGRVAEIGSDVTEFKVGDRAGVGCLVDSCRECEWCKKGEENNCPNAVGTYNGIDRHDGRPTAGGYSQAIVVSEAFALHIPENLDAAAVTPLLCAGITTYSPLRTWGVTEGSKVAVVGMGGLGHVAVKLAKAMGAEVTVISQTRSKEEDGRKYGATEWIATKENPDALKEHKGQFDVIINTVSAHIDVRAYMATLRPHGAMVLLGLPTEALEVNAGNLIGGRKSLTGSNIGGIRETQEMLDFCAEHGVTAEIELINADQINEAYDRVVNSDVRYRFVIDAKTFA; via the coding sequence ATGACTACGACTGTTGCCTGCTACCAGGCCATTGCCGCCGACAAGCCCCTCGAGCCCGGCACCGTCGAGCGCCGCGACCTGCGCCCCGACGACATCCGCATCGAGATCGAGTACGCCGGAATCTGCCACTCCGACATCCACACCGTCCGCGGCGAGTGGGGCCCGGTGAATTACCCCATGGTGACCGGCCACGAGATCGTCGGCCGCGTCGCCGAGATCGGTTCCGACGTCACCGAGTTCAAGGTCGGCGACCGTGCCGGTGTCGGTTGCCTCGTCGACTCGTGCCGTGAGTGCGAATGGTGCAAGAAGGGCGAGGAGAACAACTGCCCGAACGCCGTCGGTACCTACAACGGCATCGACCGTCACGACGGGCGCCCGACCGCCGGTGGTTACTCGCAGGCCATCGTCGTCTCCGAAGCGTTCGCCCTCCACATCCCCGAGAACCTCGACGCCGCCGCCGTCACGCCACTGCTGTGCGCCGGCATCACCACCTACTCGCCGCTGCGCACCTGGGGCGTCACCGAAGGCTCCAAGGTCGCCGTCGTCGGCATGGGCGGTCTCGGCCACGTGGCCGTCAAGCTGGCCAAGGCAATGGGCGCCGAGGTGACCGTCATCAGCCAGACGCGCTCCAAGGAAGAGGACGGCCGCAAGTACGGCGCCACCGAATGGATCGCGACGAAGGAGAACCCCGACGCGCTCAAGGAGCACAAGGGCCAGTTCGACGTCATCATCAACACCGTCTCCGCCCACATCGACGTGCGCGCCTACATGGCGACACTGCGCCCCCACGGCGCGATGGTGCTGCTCGGCCTGCCGACCGAAGCCCTCGAAGTCAACGCTGGCAACCTCATCGGCGGCCGCAAGTCCCTCACCGGCTCCAACATCGGCGGCATCCGCGAGACGCAGGAAATGCTCGACTTCTGCGCCGAACACGGCGTCACTGCCGAGATCGAACTCATCAACGCCGACCAGATCAACGAAGCCTACGACCGCGTCGTGAACTCCGACGTCCGCTACCGCTTCGTCATCGACGCCAAGACGTTCGCCTGA
- a CDS encoding C40 family peptidase: MSTPAPLHMRRRERTVRPQLALRSGLGAGVALAIPATGALVAAAPAMAAPGTGTTTPSATTPTVKPVLFFGSRGEAVKAIQAQLQVNADGIFGPATLSAVKSFQRSNGLYADGIVGKLTWAKLAAATTPTTPTTPATPTTPTTPTTCSANTTTLRFGSTHALVKVLQSKLGVEVDGIFGRATRAGVVSFQAQNGLYADGIVGKLTWAKLGCSTTTPTTPAPTTPTPPTVPTTPATPPTVPTTPTTPAPSATAAQIIAYAKTFQGVPYVWGGSTPSGFDCSGFVSYVFKQYGITMPRVSAQQQAYSPSTTNPQPGDLLFYGYPAYHVAIYLGDGMMIDAPHPGSTVGVRAIYGKPSSYARVLR, from the coding sequence TTGAGTACACCTGCTCCCCTGCACATGAGGAGACGCGAGCGCACCGTGCGCCCGCAGCTCGCTCTTCGATCCGGCCTCGGAGCCGGGGTGGCGCTCGCCATCCCGGCCACCGGAGCCCTCGTCGCGGCCGCGCCCGCGATGGCCGCACCCGGCACGGGTACGACCACGCCGAGCGCGACCACACCGACCGTCAAGCCCGTCCTGTTCTTCGGCTCCCGTGGGGAAGCGGTGAAGGCGATCCAGGCGCAGCTCCAGGTCAACGCGGACGGCATCTTCGGCCCTGCGACGCTGTCGGCGGTCAAGTCGTTCCAGCGCAGCAACGGGCTGTACGCCGACGGCATCGTCGGCAAGCTGACGTGGGCGAAGCTCGCTGCGGCGACGACGCCGACGACCCCGACCACTCCGGCAACGCCGACCACTCCGACCACGCCGACGACGTGCTCCGCGAACACCACGACGCTGCGCTTCGGTTCGACGCACGCGCTCGTCAAGGTGCTGCAGAGCAAGCTCGGAGTCGAGGTCGACGGCATCTTCGGGCGGGCCACGCGTGCAGGGGTCGTCTCGTTCCAGGCGCAGAACGGTCTGTACGCGGACGGCATCGTCGGCAAGCTGACGTGGGCGAAGCTGGGCTGCTCGACGACGACTCCCACGACGCCGGCTCCCACGACGCCGACTCCTCCCACGGTGCCCACGACGCCGGCGACGCCTCCCACGGTGCCGACGACGCCGACGACTCCTGCTCCGTCCGCGACGGCCGCGCAGATCATCGCGTACGCCAAGACGTTCCAGGGTGTGCCGTACGTGTGGGGCGGTTCGACGCCGTCGGGCTTCGACTGCTCCGGCTTCGTCTCGTACGTGTTCAAGCAGTACGGCATCACGATGCCGCGCGTCTCCGCGCAGCAGCAGGCGTACTCCCCGAGCACGACGAACCCGCAGCCGGGTGACCTGCTGTTCTACGGCTACCCGGCGTATCACGTCGCCATCTATCTCGGCGACGGCATGATGATCGACGCACCGCACCCAGGTTCCACCGTGGGTGTTCGCGCGATCTACGGCAAGCCGTCGAGCTACGCGCGCGTGCTGCGCTGA
- the rpsR gene encoding 30S ribosomal protein S18, which translates to MAKPVVRKPKKKANPLKAAKVENIDYKDAALLRKFISDRGKIRARRVTGVSVQEQRLIANAVKNAREMALLPYSSSAR; encoded by the coding sequence ATGGCAAAGCCCGTTGTGCGCAAGCCCAAGAAGAAGGCCAACCCGCTGAAGGCGGCGAAGGTCGAGAACATCGACTACAAGGACGCTGCGCTGCTGCGCAAGTTCATCTCCGACCGCGGCAAGATCCGCGCCCGTCGCGTCACCGGTGTCTCCGTCCAGGAGCAGCGCCTCATCGCCAACGCCGTCAAGAACGCGCGTGAGATGGCTCTGCTTCCCTACTCGAGCTCCGCTCGCTGA
- a CDS encoding serine hydrolase has translation MTHGLDDRLLTGHGVSRRTALTGALALGATGGVSTLGATQASATTVGLYDKMHAIDASTTGGLSVAVHDRRSMRVWQYNAPFRNECASIVKVLILAAVCSRAQKAGRGLTAWEKSQASPMIRVSDNNAATNLWRSVGGAPAVQAVANSLGMTSTRAAGAWGLTTTSAYDQIVLMNEISWRGRLLNAANRGYILTLMGQVAADQRWGVGSIGTSQVKNGWLPYAGLWRVNSIGHVGGNRNHTLAILQRTPTMAIGTSVANRVAATIHAHLATAL, from the coding sequence ATGACACACGGCCTCGATGATCGACTGCTCACGGGTCACGGCGTCAGCCGCCGGACCGCACTCACCGGAGCGCTCGCACTGGGCGCCACCGGCGGCGTCTCGACGCTCGGGGCGACCCAGGCCTCGGCCACCACGGTGGGGCTCTACGACAAGATGCACGCCATCGACGCATCCACGACCGGCGGGTTGTCCGTCGCCGTGCACGATCGGCGCAGCATGCGGGTGTGGCAGTACAACGCGCCGTTCCGCAACGAGTGCGCGAGCATCGTCAAGGTGCTCATCCTCGCGGCCGTCTGCTCGCGCGCTCAGAAGGCGGGGCGCGGCCTCACCGCGTGGGAGAAGAGCCAGGCCTCCCCGATGATCCGCGTCAGCGACAACAACGCGGCGACGAACCTGTGGCGCAGCGTCGGCGGCGCACCCGCGGTGCAGGCCGTCGCGAACAGCCTCGGCATGACGTCGACGCGCGCTGCCGGAGCCTGGGGTCTGACGACGACCTCCGCCTACGACCAGATCGTCCTCATGAACGAGATCAGCTGGCGCGGCAGGCTGCTCAACGCCGCCAACCGTGGCTACATCCTGACGCTCATGGGCCAGGTCGCGGCGGATCAGCGTTGGGGCGTCGGCTCGATCGGCACGAGTCAGGTGAAGAACGGCTGGCTGCCCTACGCCGGTCTGTGGCGCGTCAACAGCATCGGCCACGTCGGCGGCAACCGCAACCACACGCTCGCCATCCTGCAGCGCACCCCGACGATGGCGATCGGCACGTCCGTCGCCAACCGCGTCGCCGCGACCATCCACGCGCACCTCGCGACCGCCCTCTGA
- a CDS encoding GTP pyrophosphokinase, whose amino-acid sequence MSRRSLERAMATYTSRYPRTRRRTDDMVRKVRSIIDDAGINYLSITGRAKSPASFSDKVARRASELGHTDFDPALDITDQVGVRIITYVHSDIEPVAQLLAENFTVLEDRDMGRETASEGRFGYASRHMLISNDPSATAYDAAQCMSVQLRTVLQHAWAEFEHDARYKGDVPAEFAHELDRRFTLAAGLIELADREFSVIRDTLSSGLSQQGEGRFEDGLRVDARELASFLAGRYETSGFARPEAYVEAANWLTELEVTSIPMLADELKSVDSERISRSMGYRHQPGAVRRLEDDLLARYRERFVELPANEERRDSLRGRLQRLGRVGD is encoded by the coding sequence ATGAGCCGACGGTCTCTGGAACGCGCGATGGCGACGTACACCTCCCGCTATCCCCGCACGCGGCGGCGTACGGACGACATGGTGCGCAAGGTGCGTTCGATCATCGACGACGCCGGCATCAACTATCTGTCGATCACGGGGCGCGCGAAGTCGCCGGCATCGTTCTCGGACAAGGTCGCTCGACGTGCGAGCGAGTTGGGGCACACCGATTTCGATCCGGCGCTCGACATCACCGATCAGGTCGGCGTCCGCATCATCACGTACGTGCACAGCGACATCGAGCCCGTCGCACAGTTGCTCGCGGAGAACTTCACGGTGCTCGAGGATCGCGACATGGGTCGTGAGACGGCGAGCGAGGGACGGTTCGGCTACGCGAGTCGTCACATGCTGATCTCGAACGATCCGTCCGCGACGGCGTACGACGCGGCGCAGTGCATGTCGGTGCAGTTGCGCACAGTGCTGCAGCACGCGTGGGCGGAGTTCGAGCACGACGCGCGGTACAAGGGTGACGTGCCGGCGGAGTTCGCGCATGAGCTGGATCGTCGTTTCACGTTGGCGGCGGGGCTCATCGAGCTCGCCGACCGTGAGTTCTCCGTCATTCGCGACACGTTGTCGAGTGGCCTCTCGCAGCAGGGTGAGGGCCGGTTCGAGGACGGGTTGCGCGTCGACGCCCGCGAGCTCGCGTCGTTCCTCGCGGGACGGTATGAGACATCGGGCTTCGCCCGGCCGGAGGCGTACGTCGAGGCCGCGAACTGGTTGACGGAGCTCGAGGTGACGTCGATCCCGATGCTGGCTGACGAGCTGAAATCCGTCGACTCGGAACGCATCTCACGTTCGATGGGCTACCGTCACCAGCCCGGTGCCGTGCGCCGGCTCGAGGACGACCTCCTCGCGCGTTACCGCGAGCGTTTCGTCGAACTGCCGGCGAACGAGGAACGTCGCGATTCTCTTCGCGGCCGCCTGCAACGGTTGGGCCGCGTCGGAGATTGA
- a CDS encoding DUF4396 domain-containing protein — protein sequence MAASATLHCLTGCAIGEIVGLIAATALGWGNGLSTAVAIALAFVFGYTLSATPLLRSGIPAKQALLLVLAADTVSIATMELVDNLVMWLVPGAMDARLMDLLFWVSMAVALVAAYVAAYPVNKHLLRQGRGHAITHHASGAAMDNKPLAYAITAFLLGGAVASLGTLL from the coding sequence ATGGCTGCGTCGGCCACGCTGCACTGCCTCACCGGATGCGCCATCGGCGAGATCGTCGGGCTCATCGCCGCAACGGCCCTGGGATGGGGCAACGGCCTCAGCACGGCCGTCGCGATAGCCCTCGCGTTCGTCTTCGGGTACACGCTGTCAGCGACACCGCTGCTGCGCTCAGGCATCCCCGCCAAGCAGGCGCTCCTGCTCGTCCTCGCAGCGGACACCGTCTCGATCGCCACGATGGAGCTCGTCGACAACCTCGTCATGTGGCTCGTACCGGGTGCGATGGACGCACGGTTGATGGACCTGCTGTTCTGGGTCTCGATGGCGGTGGCTCTCGTCGCGGCCTACGTCGCCGCCTACCCGGTGAACAAGCACTTGCTGCGCCAGGGCAGAGGGCACGCGATCACTCACCACGCCAGCGGTGCAGCGATGGACAACAAGCCCCTGGCGTACGCCATCACCGCGTTCCTCCTCGGCGGCGCCGTGGCATCGCTCGGCACACTGCTGTGA
- a CDS encoding MATE family efflux transporter, which produces MMRRAAREMQETDSLGPQIRALAVPAFFTLVAEPLFLMTDSSIVGHLGVTQLAALGAASAVLLSLTGIFVFLAYATTALVARRMGANDEDGAIGAGLDGVWLALALSIPLAAATFAAAPLAVRAMTSAPEVVDAGVTYLRISALGIPAMLVCLAAQGLLRGLQDTRTPLLVTVTGFALNAALNAILVLGLHTGLAGSAAGTTAAQWLMALALLASIGRRVRHLDVRPHPGRVLGAARAGAPILVRTIALRAVLLLTTATAGLFGPGTLAAHQIASTIFTFLTFALDAVAIAAQALVGESLGRGDASRTRELTATLTRWGWRCGLVGGVATLVTAWWVPLLFTSDATIAHTTSAALVVIALVSAPSGVLFVHDGVLMGAGDGAFLARAQLALLVGYLPLVWVLSTSRDAVTGWGDAAPLVAVWVLYALYLLARMAVLDHRRRGTAWMHLESAG; this is translated from the coding sequence ATGATGAGACGGGCAGCGCGAGAAATGCAGGAAACCGACTCCCTGGGGCCCCAGATTCGCGCCCTTGCCGTGCCGGCCTTCTTCACGCTCGTGGCCGAGCCTTTGTTCCTCATGACCGATTCGTCGATCGTCGGCCACCTCGGCGTCACGCAGCTCGCGGCGCTCGGAGCCGCGAGCGCCGTCCTGCTCAGCCTCACCGGCATCTTCGTCTTCCTCGCCTACGCGACAACCGCACTCGTCGCACGCCGCATGGGCGCGAACGACGAGGACGGAGCGATCGGGGCGGGCCTCGACGGCGTGTGGCTGGCGTTGGCGCTCAGCATCCCGCTCGCCGCCGCGACGTTCGCCGCAGCGCCACTCGCGGTGCGCGCGATGACCAGCGCGCCTGAGGTCGTGGACGCTGGCGTCACATACCTGCGGATCAGCGCGCTCGGCATCCCGGCGATGCTGGTCTGCCTCGCAGCGCAGGGGCTGCTCAGGGGCCTACAGGACACGCGGACGCCGCTGCTCGTCACAGTCACCGGATTCGCCCTCAACGCGGCGCTCAACGCCATCCTCGTCCTCGGTCTACACACCGGCCTCGCCGGCTCGGCCGCCGGCACCACGGCCGCGCAGTGGCTCATGGCGCTCGCCCTGCTCGCCTCGATCGGCCGACGGGTGCGCCATCTCGACGTCCGCCCCCACCCGGGACGTGTCCTGGGTGCGGCACGCGCCGGGGCGCCGATCCTCGTGCGTACGATCGCGCTGCGCGCCGTCCTGCTCCTCACGACGGCCACCGCCGGGTTGTTCGGCCCCGGTACCCTCGCGGCGCACCAGATCGCATCGACGATCTTCACCTTCCTGACGTTCGCGCTCGACGCCGTCGCCATCGCGGCGCAAGCGCTCGTCGGCGAATCACTGGGCCGCGGTGACGCCTCACGCACCCGCGAACTGACCGCGACGCTCACTCGATGGGGTTGGCGCTGCGGACTCGTCGGCGGTGTGGCGACGCTGGTCACGGCGTGGTGGGTGCCCCTGCTGTTCACCTCCGATGCGACGATTGCGCACACGACGAGCGCCGCCCTCGTCGTCATCGCCCTCGTGAGCGCACCGTCGGGCGTGCTGTTCGTCCACGACGGTGTGCTCATGGGTGCTGGGGACGGCGCGTTCCTCGCCCGTGCGCAACTGGCGCTTCTCGTGGGCTACCTGCCACTCGTGTGGGTCCTGAGCACCTCGCGGGATGCCGTCACAGGCTGGGGGGACGCGGCGCCGCTCGTCGCGGTCTGGGTGCTGTATGCGCTCTACCTGCTCGCGCGCATGGCCGTGCTCGACCACCGGCGTCGAGGCACCGCCTGGATGCACCTCGAGAGCGCCGGCTGA
- the rpsF gene encoding 30S ribosomal protein S6 — MRHYEMMIILDGELDERTVQPSLEKFLSVVTKDGGTVDNVDVWGRRRMAYDIKKKSEGIYVVVDFNATPATAAELDRQLGLNESILRTKILRKDA; from the coding sequence ATGCGTCATTACGAAATGATGATCATCCTCGACGGTGAGCTCGACGAGCGCACGGTCCAGCCCTCGCTGGAGAAGTTCCTCTCTGTCGTCACGAAGGACGGCGGCACCGTCGACAACGTCGACGTCTGGGGCCGTCGCCGCATGGCTTACGACATCAAGAAGAAGTCCGAAGGCATCTACGTCGTGGTCGACTTCAACGCGACCCCGGCCACCGCTGCAGAGCTTGACCGTCAGCTTGGACTCAACGAGTCCATCCTGCGCACCAAGATCCTGCGCAAGGACGCCTGA
- a CDS encoding single-stranded DNA-binding protein — protein MAQGDVNITMVGNLVADPELRYTPNGAAVANFRIASTPRVFDRQSNEWKDGEALFMSCSIWREAAENVSESLQRGSRVIVTGRLKSRSYETKEGEKRTVTELEVDEVGPSLRYATAKVNKTQRSGGGQGGNFGGGNGGGNVSQGNFGGNSGGGNGFGGNSGSQGGNFGGSPTDDPWATGGNSGGGFGGNSGGNAGGQSNGSQGGGNGGWSTGPSYDEPPF, from the coding sequence ATGGCGCAAGGTGACGTCAACATCACGATGGTCGGCAACCTCGTTGCCGACCCCGAGCTGCGCTACACGCCGAACGGCGCTGCCGTGGCGAACTTCCGCATCGCCTCGACCCCGCGCGTCTTCGACCGCCAGTCGAACGAGTGGAAGGACGGCGAGGCGCTCTTCATGTCCTGCTCCATCTGGCGCGAGGCAGCGGAGAACGTCTCGGAGTCGCTCCAGCGCGGCTCGCGCGTCATCGTCACCGGCCGTCTGAAGTCTCGTTCGTACGAGACGAAGGAGGGCGAGAAGCGCACCGTCACCGAGCTCGAGGTCGACGAGGTCGGCCCGTCGCTGCGGTACGCCACGGCGAAGGTCAACAAGACCCAGCGCTCCGGCGGTGGCCAGGGTGGCAACTTCGGAGGTGGCAACGGCGGCGGCAACGTCAGCCAGGGCAACTTCGGGGGCAACTCCGGCGGTGGCAACGGTTTCGGCGGCAACTCGGGTTCTCAGGGCGGCAACTTCGGTGGCAGCCCGACCGACGACCCGTGGGCGACCGGTGGCAACTCGGGTGGCGGCTTCGGCGGCAACTCGGGTGGCAACGCCGGCGGCCAGTCGAACGGCTCGCAGGGCGGCGGCAACGGTGGCTGGTCCACCGGCCCGTCGTACGACGAGCCCCCGTTCTGA
- a CDS encoding transglycosylase domain-containing protein, with protein MRAVLLTLASLVLLAVLTFIGLYLFIDIPKANTQATQAVSVVYYADGKTEMGRFTTTNRDPVELNKVPIDVQHAFIAAEDRSFYSNRGISPTGIARAFINDFTGDGGSQGGSTLTQQWVKNYFLTQDKTVTRKVKEVVISLKVDQEMSKDEILQAYLNNVYFGRGTYGIQAASQSYFHKDVSQLTTVEGAFLASVVNNPENMDPSVGPNSEQRANERMAYTLNGMFKMGWLTAEERNKAVMPKFYPRQPIKYADGPQGYVIASVRGELSRKLKLSQEDIDRGGLRITTTIDKRAQDAAVAAVEKHTPDTLLGKLHTGLVAERANDGGVVAMYGGADYDPVKSPYSDADQAMLQTASSMKLYTAIAALQHGKSVDTQYNGNNYLPIGAGKYVQNNQNESWGWQPISNMLAYSINTAFVRLNREIGPANTLEAAQASGMPKTLGGMNDTNILNVLGTGDSRVVDQATGYNTLNSGGVFHDRHLISTVKSFDGKYSYTVDTKGKRVYDKAIADDLTWALGKTGVYGTAAGAQDELGRAMASKTGTASGNKYLWFNGFTPGQITTSVGMYYSTDGKTAQPMQNLPGVTASDVYGAGLPRKVWVDFMDAALEGQKKTQLPKRSYYNENKPESASTSASPTPTKTYAAPSSAASQPYPEPTQSNVQPTQPDATDAPGPASSGSTAPDATLPASSSAAVSRETSPPQTAASSAAASGRSSPGASASR; from the coding sequence GTGCGCGCCGTCCTGCTCACCCTCGCGAGCCTCGTGCTGCTGGCCGTGCTCACGTTCATCGGCCTCTACCTGTTCATCGACATCCCCAAGGCCAACACGCAGGCGACGCAGGCGGTCTCCGTCGTCTACTACGCCGACGGCAAGACGGAGATGGGCCGCTTCACGACGACGAACCGTGACCCCGTCGAGCTGAACAAGGTGCCGATCGACGTGCAACACGCGTTCATCGCCGCCGAGGACCGCAGCTTCTACTCGAACCGCGGCATCTCCCCGACGGGCATCGCGCGCGCCTTCATCAACGACTTCACCGGTGACGGTGGCAGCCAGGGCGGCTCGACGCTGACGCAGCAGTGGGTGAAGAACTACTTCCTGACGCAGGACAAGACGGTCACCCGCAAGGTGAAGGAGGTCGTCATCAGCCTCAAGGTCGATCAGGAGATGAGCAAGGACGAGATCCTGCAGGCCTACCTCAACAACGTCTACTTCGGGCGCGGGACGTACGGCATCCAGGCTGCGTCGCAGTCGTACTTCCACAAGGACGTCTCCCAGCTGACGACTGTGGAGGGCGCGTTCCTCGCCTCCGTCGTCAACAACCCGGAGAACATGGATCCGAGCGTCGGGCCCAACTCCGAGCAGCGTGCCAACGAGCGCATGGCGTACACGCTCAACGGCATGTTCAAGATGGGGTGGCTGACGGCCGAGGAACGCAATAAGGCCGTCATGCCGAAGTTCTATCCGCGTCAGCCGATCAAGTACGCGGACGGGCCGCAGGGCTACGTCATCGCCTCCGTCCGCGGCGAACTGTCGCGCAAGCTGAAGCTCAGCCAGGAGGACATCGACCGCGGTGGTCTGCGCATCACGACGACGATCGACAAGCGCGCGCAGGACGCGGCCGTCGCGGCGGTGGAGAAGCACACGCCTGACACGTTGCTCGGCAAGCTGCACACCGGCCTCGTCGCCGAGCGTGCGAACGACGGCGGCGTCGTCGCGATGTATGGCGGCGCCGACTACGACCCGGTGAAGTCGCCCTACTCGGACGCAGATCAGGCGATGCTGCAGACGGCGTCATCGATGAAGCTGTACACCGCGATCGCTGCGCTGCAGCACGGCAAGTCGGTCGACACCCAGTACAACGGCAACAACTATCTGCCGATCGGTGCCGGCAAGTACGTGCAGAACAACCAGAACGAGTCGTGGGGTTGGCAGCCGATCAGCAACATGCTCGCGTACTCGATCAACACGGCGTTCGTCCGGCTCAACCGGGAGATCGGGCCGGCGAATACGCTCGAGGCGGCGCAGGCCTCGGGCATGCCGAAGACGCTCGGGGGGATGAACGACACGAACATCCTCAACGTCCTCGGCACGGGTGACAGCCGCGTCGTCGACCAGGCGACGGGGTACAACACCCTCAACTCCGGCGGCGTGTTCCATGACCGACACCTCATCTCGACGGTGAAGTCGTTCGACGGCAAGTACTCCTACACCGTCGACACCAAGGGCAAGCGGGTGTACGACAAGGCGATCGCGGACGACCTCACGTGGGCGCTCGGCAAGACGGGTGTCTACGGCACCGCGGCGGGCGCGCAGGACGAGCTCGGGCGCGCCATGGCGTCGAAGACAGGTACGGCCTCGGGCAACAAGTACCTCTGGTTCAACGGCTTCACGCCTGGCCAGATCACGACGAGTGTCGGCATGTACTACAGCACCGACGGCAAGACGGCGCAGCCGATGCAGAATCTGCCGGGTGTGACGGCGAGCGACGTCTACGGCGCGGGTCTGCCGCGCAAGGTGTGGGTCGACTTCATGGATGCCGCCCTCGAGGGGCAGAAGAAGACGCAACTGCCCAAGCGCTCGTACTACAACGAGAACAAGCCCGAGTCGGCGTCCACGTCTGCGTCACCGACCCCGACGAAGACGTACGCCGCGCCCTCCAGCGCCGCGTCGCAGCCTTACCCGGAGCCGACGCAGTCGAACGTCCAGCCCACCCAGCCCGACGCGACGGACGCCCCAGGCCCGGCGTCGTCCGGGTCGACGGCGCCTGACGCGACGCTGCCGGCCTCCTCCAGCGCGGCTGTTTCACGTGAAACGAGCCCGCCGCAGACGGCGGCGTCATCGGCCGCCGCGAGCGGCCGGTCATCCCCGGGAGCCTCGGCGAGTCGCTGA
- the rplI gene encoding 50S ribosomal protein L9 yields MKVILTHEVSKLGTAGDVVDVKPGFARNYLLRNNLATEWTKGGQKQVDSITKARETRSIKTLEEAKSVKGNLENAKVTLKARAGENGRLFGAVTTGEIADAIKEAGAGSVDKRKIEITTPMRSLGEYSVLVRLHPEVQATVDVKVARA; encoded by the coding sequence ATGAAGGTCATCCTGACCCACGAGGTTTCCAAGCTCGGCACGGCCGGCGACGTCGTCGACGTCAAGCCCGGTTTTGCCCGCAACTACCTTCTGCGCAACAACCTCGCCACGGAGTGGACGAAGGGCGGCCAGAAGCAGGTCGACTCGATCACGAAGGCTCGCGAGACGCGTTCCATCAAGACGCTCGAAGAGGCGAAGTCCGTCAAGGGCAACCTCGAGAACGCCAAGGTGACGCTGAAGGCTCGCGCCGGCGAGAACGGCCGCCTCTTCGGCGCCGTCACGACCGGTGAGATCGCCGACGCGATCAAGGAAGCCGGCGCCGGTTCCGTCGACAAGCGCAAGATCGAGATCACGACGCCGATGCGTTCGCTCGGCGAGTACTCGGTGCTCGTGCGTCTGCACCCCGAGGTGCAGGCCACGGTCGACGTCAAGGTCGCCCGCGCCTGA